Within the Gammaproteobacteria bacterium genome, the region CAGTATCAGGGCGACGCCGGCTATCATCAGCAGACTCGCGAGCAGGTGGCGCAGGCCGGGTCGTTCACCGAACAGGATCATGGCGAACAGGATAGCGAAAACGAGGCTGCTGCGCTTGACCGAAAGAAAATAGGCCACCTCGATTCCCGCGATGGCGATGAAGTGAGTCACCACCATGGCGGCCATCAGGACGCCGACCAGGACAAGGGGCAGCGGCCGCTCAACCAGGACACGCAGGCTGTGCGGCCGGAACAGCGCGGTCGCCGCCAGCACCGCGCCGCAGAGCAGGACGAAGTAGAACGCGCCGAAGCTCTCGGGCGTGGTGTACAGCATCATCTGCTTGCTGAGCGCCGAGGTCACGCTGTAGACCAGGGCCACGGTCAGCATCAGGCGCGACCCGCGCTCGTGGGCGATCGCGCGCAACGGTACGAACCAGCCGCGCAGCGGCGTCGCGGGATGATTGAGGTTGAGCAGCCAGGCGCCCAGCACCACTGACAGGATGCCGGCGAAGCCGCGCGCGCTGATGGTCTCACCCAGCATCAGGTAACCGGTAAGCACGTTGAACACCGGTGTGAAGGCGAGATATGGCAGGGTGAGGTAAAGCGGGCTGTCGCGGATGGCGAGCATGTAGAGCCACATCGCGAACAGTTCGAGCGGTACCAGGACGAGCATGCCGCTCCAGAACTCCGGCGGCACCGCCGGGATCGGCCGGGCCAGCGCGAGCGGCAGCAGGATCAGGCCCGGCACGGCGATCCGGACCAGCACCATCTCCCAGCCCTGGTAATCCTGGAAATAGCGCTTGGTCAGGGCGTCCGCCGCGCCCAGGGTCACGGCGCTGATCATGGCAAGGGGAAACCAGTGCATCATGGAATCGCGCGCCCATCGAGTCTGCGCGGGTGGCGGGCCGTTCGCAGCAGGATTCGCGTGACGGGTATGCCGGGCAATGGATTATCTATCGGACCTGTCCGGCCCGGGAAACCGCGGGGACGATTGCCTTTCATCTCTGCTGCCAATACCATCGTGTCGACGCATCCGGCGTCAGGCCGGAGGACGGCGCGCCACAGCCGGTCAAATATAGTGAATCGTACGCGCGCGCCCGCGACGCGGCCGGCGCCATCGACATGCTAACATTCATCCAGTCACATCCCGTCATGTCCATATGGGCCTCGGGCGCATTGTTCGCGGCGCTGCACAGCACCCTGGCCACCTCCCCGGCGAAGGCAGGCCTGCGCGCCCTCGGCGTCCCACCCCGCGCTTACCGCCTGATGTACGTCGCGCTGGCGCTCGCCACGACCGCGCTGTGGCTGGGCTTCGTGCGTGGCCTGCCGGATACCCCTCTGTACCGCATGGAAGGAGCGCCGCGTCTGGCCCTGCACGCCGTGCAGGCGATCGGAGCGATGTTGTTCTGGCTCGCGCTGCGGCCCATCGATGTCGCGGCGTTCCTCGGCATCAGGGCCTTCAGGGACGGCATCGAGCCCTTCCGCGAGGACGGGATTTATCGGCACCTGCGCCACCCGATGTACGCCGCGGCAATGCTCGTCATGTTCGCCCATCCGGAGCAGGGCGTAAACTCGCTCAACCTGTTCGCCTGCATCGCACTCTATTTCGTGCTCGGTTCGCGCCTGGAGGAGCGGCGCATGCTGGCGCAGCATCCGGAATACGCCGGTTATCGCCGGCGTGTGCCGGCATTCCTCCCCCGCGTGCCCTGGCCCGGCCCGCAGCGGCCCCGCAACGGCCGGAAGGATCCGCGATGATACGCACGACAACCGATGAACTGATCGGGCGCTACCCGGCACTGCTGCTCGACGCCTATGGCGTACTGGTGGGAACCGAGGGCGCGCTGCCTGGCGCGCGCGAACTGATCGCGCGCCTCAACGCCGCCCGCAAACCCTATTACATCCTGACCAACGACGCCTCCAAGCTGCCTGAGAGTGCCAGCCGGCGCTACCGCGGCTTCGGGCTTGAGATCGAACCCGGGCGCATCATCTCCGCCGGCACGCTGCTGCCGGCCTGCTTCGCCGGGCGCGGCCTCATCGGCTCCCGCTGCGCGGTCCTCGGGACGCAGGACAGCATCCGCTTCGTCGAACGCGCCGGGGGATTGACCGTGTCCATTGGGGAGGATTTCGATACCCTGGTGGTGTGCGACGAGAACGGCTTCCCGTTCCTCGAAGGCATCGACCGTACCCTGTCCGCGCTCTACACCCGCCTCGACCGCGGCGCGGACGTCCACCTGATCCTGCCCAATCCCGACCTGGTCTTTCTCAAATCACCCGGCGATTACGGCATCGCCGCCGGCACCATGGCCCGGATGTTCGAGGCGGCGCTTGATCTGCGCTACCCGGGACGCGCGGGCCTTCGCTTCGTGCGGCTCGGCAAACCGAACGCGGCCATCTTCGCCGAGGCGGCGCGGCGCGTCTGCACGCGCGACATGGTCATGATCGGCGACCAGCTCGCCACCGACATCCGCGGCGCGCGCGAGTTCGGTCTCGACGCGGCGCTGGTCGCGGGGGGAGTCTCGGCCGCGATCCCGGAGGATCACCCCGCGCACCTGCGCCCCACCTGGTTGCTCGACAGACTATAAGCGCCACAGGGGACGGACTTGAGTCCGCCCCCTGTATACCTGTTCAGAAATACGCCCTGGCCACGGCGTCGTTGACGTCGATCAGGCCGAGCTGGAGTTCGTCGATGAAGCGGTGCAGCTCGTCCTGGCGCAGCAGGTCAGGCTTGGCGGCGCGTACCCTGTCCTGCAGTTCATGCAGCGCGGCAAGCGGCGCGGCGGGGCGCGGCAGCTGGCGCAGGCAGGACTCGGCCTCGGAAACGGCGTGATAGAACGAGCGCGGGAAGCAGCGTTCCTGCAGCAGGAAGCGCAGTACGTCGGGGCGGCGCACGCGCACCTGCATGGTACGGCGGTACATCTGGTAGGCGGTGAGCGACTTCAGCACGCTCATCCACTGGATGTTCTCGAACGGCGTCAGGTCCTCGTGCAGCTCCGGCAGCAGCGTCATCGAGCGCACGTCGATGATGCGCGTGGTCATGTCGGCGCGCTCCAGATTGCGCCCCAGGCGCAGGAAATCGTAGCCCTCGTCGTGCATCATCGCACCGGACAGTATGCCGGTGATGGTCTGCACGCCGCGAATGATGCTGTTCAGGAAATCGTAGCGCGAGCGTTGCACCAGCGCGAACCCGGACTGCTCCTTGGCGGCCAGGTAAAGCTGGTTGACCTGCTCCCACACCTCGCGCGGGATGAAGTCACGCGTGGTGCGCGCGTTCTCGCGCGCCGCGTAGAGCGCGCTGAGCAGCGAGCCCGGATTGTTGGGGCTGGCAACGAGGAAGCGCACCACGCTGCGCTCGTCCGCCTCCTGGTGCTGGGCGAAGAACAGCGGCCGGCTGCCGGTGATGTCGATGATCGGCTCCCAGCCCGGGCGGATATGCCGCGGCAGGTCGAGCAGCAGATGGGTATTGACGTTGACCAGGCGCGCGGTGTTCTCGGCGCGCTCGATGTAGCGCGCCATCCAGTAGAGATTGTTCGCCACCCGCGACAGCATGCTCAGGCCTCCGCGTCCACGATCCAGGTGTCCTTGCTGCCGCCGCCCTGGGAGGAATTCACCACGCTCGAGCCCTTGCGCAGCGCAACGCGCGTCAGCCCGCCGGTCGTCACGTAGGTCTGCTCCCCGGACAGGATGAACGGGCGCAGGTCGACGTGGCGCGGCTCGACGCGGTTGCCGACCAAGGTCGGCGTCGTCGACAGGGTCAGGTGCGGCTGGGCGATGTAATTGCGCGGGTCGCGCCGGATCAGGCGCGCGAAGCGTTCACGCTCCTCCGCGGTCGACTGCGGCCCGATCAGCATGCCGTAGCCGCCGGACTCGTTGGCAGGCTTGACGACGAGATGCTCCAGGTTGGCGATGACGTGGTCGCGCTCGGCGCGGTTCACGCAGCGGTAGGTCGGCACGTTCGGCAGCAGCGGCTCCTCCGCCAGGTAATAGCGGATGAGGTCGGGCACGTAGCTGTAGATCACCTTGTCGTCGGCGACGCCGGCGCCGGGCGCGTTGGCGAGCGCGACCTTACCGCCCTTCCACGCGCGCATCAGGCCCGGCACGCCGAGCAGCGAATCGGACTGGAACACCTCGGGGTCGAGGAACAGGTCGTCGATGCGGCGGTAGATCACGTCGACGCGCGCGGGCCCGGCGACGGTGCGCATGTACACGCAATCGTCGTCACCGACCACCAGGTCGCCGCCCTCCACCAGCTCCGCGCCCATCTGCTGCGCAAGATAGGAATGCTCGAAGTAGGCCGAGTTGAATACTCCCGGCGTCAGCACCACCACCTCCGGGCGCGGACCCGGCCGCGGCGACAGCGAGGCGAGCATGTCGTACAGCTGCGAGGGATAGTCATCGACCGGCTGGATGCTGTGGCTCTGAAACAGCTCCGGAAACACGCGTTTCATCACCGCGCGGTTTTCCAGCATGTAGGACACGCCGGAGGGCACGCGCAGGTTGTCCTCCAGCACATACACCGTGCCATCGCTGTCGCGCACGAGGTCGGAGCCGCAGATGTGCGCCCACACGCCGCGCGGCGGGTCGATGCCGACGCACTGCGGGCGGAAGTTCTTCGAGTCCGCGATCAGTTCGGCCGGGACGATCCTGTCCTTCAGCGCGCGCTGTCCGTGATAGACATCGTCGATGAACAGGTTGAGCGCGCGCACGCGCTGGCGCAGGCCGGCCTCGATGCGGCGCCACTCGTCGTGGGCGATGATGCGCGGAATGATGTCGAACGGCCACGCGCGGTCGATGGAGCCTTCCGCCTCGGTGTACACCCGGAAGGTTATGCCCATGACGCGGATGGCGAGTTCCGCAGCGGCCTTGTACTCCGCGATCTCCTCGTCCCTGAGCGCGCTCAGGTACTGGCACAGCTCGCGGGCGGCGGGCCGTGACCGGCCGGTCGCGCGTATCAGTTCGTCATGGATGCCCTTGACTTTATAACTGCCCCAGCGGATCGCCATAGTGCGTAGCGCGGTATTTCCCCGTCGTTTTTCGTGCTAATGTCTCTACCATACAGCACGGGAAACGGACCCTGCAAACGGGATCCCGCTCTGCCCGCGCCGCCGCACTATGCAGGTGCGAAAACGAAGCGCAATGTTCCAAATCGATACAGGAAAACCTTCATGACCTACTGCCTCGCGATCAAGGTCGACCGCGGCCTGGTGCTGGCCTCGGACTCGCGCACCAGCGCCGGCGTCGACTACGTAACAACCTACGGCAAAATGCATTCCTTCATCTGGCCCGGCGACCGCATGATCATCATGCTCACGGCCGGCAACCTCGCCACCACGCAGGCGGTGATCAACAACATCCAGCGCCACCTGGAGGATCCTGCAGCGGGATTCGACCTGCGCCGCGCCCGCCACATGTTCGAGATCGCGCACTACGTCGGCACGCTGAACCAGACCGAGCAGCGCCAGCACGCGGACGTAATGAAGCACGCGAACATCAGCATCGAGGCGAGCTTCATCGTCGGCGGACAGATCGCCGGACGGCCGCCGGAGCTGTTCCTCATCTATCCGCAGGGAAACTACATCAGCGCCTCCCCGGAGACGCCGTTCCTGCAGATCGGGGAGAACAAGTACGGCAAGCCGATCCTCGATCGCGTGATCGAGGCGGGCACGACGCTGGAGGACGCCGCGCGCTGCGCGCTGGTGTCGCTCGACTCGACCATGCGCAGTAACCTGTCGGTCGGGCCGCCGCTCGAGGTGGCGATCTACGACGGTGACTCGCTGGAGCTGCCGCGCCGGCTGAAGCTCACCCTCGCCTCGCCGTTATACCAGGAACTGCAGGCGCGCTGGAACGAGGGCCTGCACAACGCCTTCCGCAACCTGCCGCGCTTCGAGTGGGAGTGAACGCAGCAAGCCAGATTCGGGGGCAGATTTATAAATCTGTCCCCGCGTCCGCCTGACCCCCAGGTTGAGATGAAGGGGACGGATTGGAAATCCGTCCCCGACTTTCGGCGCGTATCACCGCGTGGACGAAGCGCAGCTTGTCGAGAGCATGGCCCGTGACGGCGAAGGGATAGGCGTCGGGCAGGCCCATGCTGCGGTTGAGCGCGTTGAGCGCCACGCTGAGGCGCGCCCAGTCCTCCATCAGCGCGTCGAAAGAATCCGCCGCGCCATAACCCGAGGCCGCCTGTGCGCACGCGGCCTCCACGGTGGCAAGGGAACGCCCGCCGATGCTTGAATCGAAGTCGTGCGCGGTCTCCAGGGTGTCGACCATGTGCAGGTAGTGGGCCCAGGTCTCGGCCCAGTCCTCCCACGGATGCATGCTGGCATAGGCGCTGATCCAGGATTGCTGCCAGTCCGGCGGCGCCCCGCCGGCGTAATACCGGTGCATGGCCTGCTCGTAATCCGTGCGTTCGTCGCCGAACAGCGCACGAAAACCGTCCAGGCGCGCCGCACCGGCCACCAGGCGGTCCCAGTAATAATGCCCGCTCTCGTGGCGGAAGTGGCCGAGCAGCGTGCGGTAGCGTTCGTTCATCTGCACGCGGATGCGCTCGCGCACGCTGTCCTCCGCCTCCATGATGTTGATGGTGATGACCCCGGTGCGATGCCCGGTCATCACGCGGTGGCGCGGCGCGGCCTCGTTGACGAACTCGTCCGTTGCCCCCTGCGGGTCGGCCAGGAACTCAAACGCCAGTCCGCCCGCGGGATCCTCGTGGCGCCCGGTGACAGGCAGGCCCAGTTCGTACAGGGTATACAGCAGGCGGCGCTTGGCGCCCTCGATGCGGTACCACAGCGGGAGATTCTGGGGATCGCCGAGGTCGGGGATGACGCGGTTCAGGCGGCAGGAGGCGCAGTAATCATGCGGATCCTCCGCCGGCACCAGCCAGTTGCAGGCGTTGTATTCATACTGGTTCCGGCAGGGACGGTAGAAGCGGCCGTTGGAAAGCGCGCGCCGTGTGCCGTTCGTCGCCGGCTCCAGCACGCTCAGCCGCAACGCGTCCGGTAGGAACCCGACGTCGCGCCCGCAGTTGAAACACAGGGTGTTCTCGAAATGCAGGACGTTGCCACATTCACACGGAAAGGTTTTCACCGCCCATCATCCTGTCACGCGCCCGGAAATACGCGTTTCACTATAACAGCATCGCGCAGCCCTGTCCCTGACTGTGGCCCGCCGGGAGCTGGAGACATATATTATTCATGTACCCCCGTCAGTTGGCGATGAAACCGGAAATCGGGGACAGATTTATTTTTTGGACAACATATCCTCACCGACAAGAAAGGGGTTGTGGAAAAAATAAATCTGTCCCCGATTCACACGGATCCACCCGGGCACTACAGGATCGCGCCGCGCTCCTCCAGTGAGTATTTGCTGAGATGGGAGATGATGTAGTCGTAGGCCTCGTCAATCGAGTCGGTGCGGAACATCAGGTCCACGTCCTCCGGGCTGATGGTACCGTGGCGGATGAGCGCGTCGAAGTCGATCACTTCGCGCCAGAATTTCGTCCCGAACAGCACCACCGGCAGGTGCTTGCGCATCTTGCGCGTCTGCAGCAGCGTGAGCAGCTCGAACAGCTCGTCCAGCGTGCCGAAACCGCCCGGGAAGACCAGCACCGCCTTGGCGAGGTAGGCGAACCAGAACTTGCGCATGAAGAAATAGTGAAAATGGAACGAGAGCTCGCGCGTGACGTACTGGTTGTCGAACTCCTCCACCGGAATCGAGATGGTAAGTCCGATGTTCATGCCCTTGGCCTCGGAGGCGCCGCGGTTGGCCGCCTCCATGATGCCCGGTCCGCCGCCGGTGCACACCACGAAGCGGCGCTCCTCGTCCTCCAGCCCCTTGGACCATTCGGTGAAACGGCGCGCGAGCTCGCGGGCAGCCTCGTAGTAGGCCGACATATCGAGGTCGCGACGTGCGGCGGCGGTGTCACCGCCCTCCGCCTGGGCGCGGGCGAGCTGCTGCTCGGCGTCCTCGCGCGACTTCAGGCGGGCAGAGCCGAGAAAGACGATGGTGTCGTCCACCGCATAGTGGGCAAAGCGGCTCTCCGGCTCCAGGTATTCCGACAGGATGCGCAGCGAACGCGCGCTGCGGCTGCCGAGAAACGATGGGTTCAGATAGGCCTCGGACAGGTGTTTCGATCGCTTGGTCAAGCTGCGTTTCTCCCTGGTATATCGCTGCAGTTCAGTTGTCCGCGGCGGACGCACCTGCGCCGGCACCGCCTTCGATAATCTCGACGCCGTTTCCGTCAGGGTCGCGACAGAACAGCGCGGCGCGTCCGGATCGGCTGCGGGTAAAGGCGCAGCCGGTGTGGCGCAATCGTTCGGCGCAGGTGTCCAGATCGTCCACGATCAGGGCCACATGGCGGTCACGTCCGACGTGGCGTGGCCGGCCCTCGGCCGGATCCGGATTCGGCACTTCGAGCAGATGGATCTGGCGTGCCCCCACCGCGAGCCAGGCGCCGGGATAGCCGAGGTCCGGCCGCGCCACCACCTCGAGTCCGAGCAGATCGCGATAGAATGCAAGCGCACGCGCCGTGTCGGCTACGACTATGCTCACATGGTGAAGATCGCTAATCAGCATTCCCGCTGCCGCCCGCGTCCCGCTCGCTGGACGGGCATGATAACACACTCCCCCGCGGCGCCGTCGCGGCGAGTCTTCGCAATCGCCGGCCCGGCTCGTAGAATCTGTTGGTATGCGGCGGCAAATCGCCTATGCTGTGCGGCGCGGCCGCCGCGCTCCGACCAGCCCGCACGGGGGATGTCGATCTGAAACAGACACAGAGCTATCGCGTCACCGCGTTCTACGAACGCCCGGAACTGGAACGCAATGCCGTGGTGAAGGCGGAATCCGCCGAACAGGCGATGGTGA harbors:
- a CDS encoding DMT family transporter codes for the protein MHWFPLAMISAVTLGAADALTKRYFQDYQGWEMVLVRIAVPGLILLPLALARPIPAVPPEFWSGMLVLVPLELFAMWLYMLAIRDSPLYLTLPYLAFTPVFNVLTGYLMLGETISARGFAGILSVVLGAWLLNLNHPATPLRGWFVPLRAIAHERGSRLMLTVALVYSVTSALSKQMMLYTTPESFGAFYFVLLCGAVLAATALFRPHSLRVLVERPLPLVLVGVLMAAMVVTHFIAIAGIEVAYFLSVKRSSLVFAILFAMILFGERPGLRHLLASLLMIAGVALILS
- a CDS encoding isoprenylcysteine carboxylmethyltransferase family protein — protein: MLTFIQSHPVMSIWASGALFAALHSTLATSPAKAGLRALGVPPRAYRLMYVALALATTALWLGFVRGLPDTPLYRMEGAPRLALHAVQAIGAMLFWLALRPIDVAAFLGIRAFRDGIEPFREDGIYRHLRHPMYAAAMLVMFAHPEQGVNSLNLFACIALYFVLGSRLEERRMLAQHPEYAGYRRRVPAFLPRVPWPGPQRPRNGRKDPR
- a CDS encoding HAD-IA family hydrolase translates to MIRTTTDELIGRYPALLLDAYGVLVGTEGALPGARELIARLNAARKPYYILTNDASKLPESASRRYRGFGLEIEPGRIISAGTLLPACFAGRGLIGSRCAVLGTQDSIRFVERAGGLTVSIGEDFDTLVVCDENGFPFLEGIDRTLSALYTRLDRGADVHLILPNPDLVFLKSPGDYGIAAGTMARMFEAALDLRYPGRAGLRFVRLGKPNAAIFAEAARRVCTRDMVMIGDQLATDIRGAREFGLDAALVAGGVSAAIPEDHPAHLRPTWLLDRL
- a CDS encoding alpha-E domain-containing protein; the encoded protein is MLSRVANNLYWMARYIERAENTARLVNVNTHLLLDLPRHIRPGWEPIIDITGSRPLFFAQHQEADERSVVRFLVASPNNPGSLLSALYAARENARTTRDFIPREVWEQVNQLYLAAKEQSGFALVQRSRYDFLNSIIRGVQTITGILSGAMMHDEGYDFLRLGRNLERADMTTRIIDVRSMTLLPELHEDLTPFENIQWMSVLKSLTAYQMYRRTMQVRVRRPDVLRFLLQERCFPRSFYHAVSEAESCLRQLPRPAAPLAALHELQDRVRAAKPDLLRQDELHRFIDELQLGLIDVNDAVARAYF
- a CDS encoding circularly permuted type 2 ATP-grasp protein; its protein translation is MAIRWGSYKVKGIHDELIRATGRSRPAARELCQYLSALRDEEIAEYKAAAELAIRVMGITFRVYTEAEGSIDRAWPFDIIPRIIAHDEWRRIEAGLRQRVRALNLFIDDVYHGQRALKDRIVPAELIADSKNFRPQCVGIDPPRGVWAHICGSDLVRDSDGTVYVLEDNLRVPSGVSYMLENRAVMKRVFPELFQSHSIQPVDDYPSQLYDMLASLSPRPGPRPEVVVLTPGVFNSAYFEHSYLAQQMGAELVEGGDLVVGDDDCVYMRTVAGPARVDVIYRRIDDLFLDPEVFQSDSLLGVPGLMRAWKGGKVALANAPGAGVADDKVIYSYVPDLIRYYLAEEPLLPNVPTYRCVNRAERDHVIANLEHLVVKPANESGGYGMLIGPQSTAEERERFARLIRRDPRNYIAQPHLTLSTTPTLVGNRVEPRHVDLRPFILSGEQTYVTTGGLTRVALRKGSSVVNSSQGGGSKDTWIVDAEA
- a CDS encoding peptidase encodes the protein MTYCLAIKVDRGLVLASDSRTSAGVDYVTTYGKMHSFIWPGDRMIIMLTAGNLATTQAVINNIQRHLEDPAAGFDLRRARHMFEIAHYVGTLNQTEQRQHADVMKHANISIEASFIVGGQIAGRPPELFLIYPQGNYISASPETPFLQIGENKYGKPILDRVIEAGTTLEDAARCALVSLDSTMRSNLSVGPPLEVAIYDGDSLELPRRLKLTLASPLYQELQARWNEGLHNAFRNLPRFEWE
- a CDS encoding putative zinc-binding peptidase — protein: MKTFPCECGNVLHFENTLCFNCGRDVGFLPDALRLSVLEPATNGTRRALSNGRFYRPCRNQYEYNACNWLVPAEDPHDYCASCRLNRVIPDLGDPQNLPLWYRIEGAKRRLLYTLYELGLPVTGRHEDPAGGLAFEFLADPQGATDEFVNEAAPRHRVMTGHRTGVITINIMEAEDSVRERIRVQMNERYRTLLGHFRHESGHYYWDRLVAGAARLDGFRALFGDERTDYEQAMHRYYAGGAPPDWQQSWISAYASMHPWEDWAETWAHYLHMVDTLETAHDFDSSIGGRSLATVEAACAQAASGYGAADSFDALMEDWARLSVALNALNRSMGLPDAYPFAVTGHALDKLRFVHAVIRAESRGRISNPSPSSQPGGQADAGTDL
- a CDS encoding LOG family protein; the encoded protein is MTKRSKHLSEAYLNPSFLGSRSARSLRILSEYLEPESRFAHYAVDDTIVFLGSARLKSREDAEQQLARAQAEGGDTAAARRDLDMSAYYEAARELARRFTEWSKGLEDEERRFVVCTGGGPGIMEAANRGASEAKGMNIGLTISIPVEEFDNQYVTRELSFHFHYFFMRKFWFAYLAKAVLVFPGGFGTLDELFELLTLLQTRKMRKHLPVVLFGTKFWREVIDFDALIRHGTISPEDVDLMFRTDSIDEAYDYIISHLSKYSLEERGAIL
- a CDS encoding VOC family protein; this encodes MLISDLHHVSIVVADTARALAFYRDLLGLEVVARPDLGYPGAWLAVGARQIHLLEVPNPDPAEGRPRHVGRDRHVALIVDDLDTCAERLRHTGCAFTRSRSGRAALFCRDPDGNGVEIIEGGAGAGASAADN